A window from Fragaria vesca subsp. vesca linkage group LG5, FraVesHawaii_1.0, whole genome shotgun sequence encodes these proteins:
- the LOC101295227 gene encoding serine racemase-like produces the protein MEAESQVREVKYAADISSIKEAQARIKPFIHETPVLSSETLNLIAGRQLFFKCECFQKGGAFKFRGACNAVFSLDDDQAAKGVVTHSSGNHAAALSLAAKLRGIPAYIVIPKNAPKCKVENVMRYGGQVIWSEPTMQSRESTAAKVLQETGAVLLHPYNDERIISGQGTISLELLEQQVPQLDTIIVPISGGGLISGVALAAKYINPAIRVLAAEPKGANDAAQSKEAGRIITLPETNTVADGLRAFLGDLTWPVVRDLVDGVITVEDKEIINAMKLCYEILKVAVEPSGAIGLAAVLSDSFKNNTAWKDCTNIGIVLSGGNVDLGILWDSYTK, from the exons ATGGAAGCAGAGAGTCAAGTGAGGGAAGTGAAATATGCTGCTGATATTTCGTCTATTAAAGAAGCTCAAGCACGCATCAAGCCATTCATACATGAAACTCCAGTCCTGTCCTCTGAAACTTTGAATCTTATTGCAGGAAGACAGCTGTTTTTCAAATGTGAATGTTTCCAAAAGGG TGGCGCTTTCAAATTTAGAGGCGCTTGCAATGCTGTGTTTTCACTTGATGATGATCAGGCTGCTAAAGGGGTTGTGACACACAGCAG TGGTAACCATGCTGCAGCATTGTCTTTGGCTGCAAAACTACGGGGTATTCCTGCATATATAGTTATACCGAAAAATGCCCCAAAATGCAAAGTTGAGAATGTCATGCGTTACGGTGGTCAGGTAATCTGGAGTGAACCAACAATGCAGTCAAGGGAAAGTACTGCAGCCAAGGTACTGCAAGAAACTGGCGCAGTTCTTCTACATCCCTACAATGATGAGCGGATAATAAG TGGCCAGGGTACCATTTCGTTGGAGCTACTGGAGCAACAAGTTCCACAGTTAGACACTATAATCGTTCCCATAAGTG GAGGTGGCTTGATATCAGGTGTGGCTTTGGCTGCCAAGTATATCAATCCTGCCATTCGAGTTTTAGCTGCTGAACCAAAAGGAGCTAACGATGCAGCTCAATCTAAAGAAGCTGGAAGGATAATAACATTGCCTGAGACCAACACTGTAGCAGATGGGCTTCGAGCTTTTCTGGGAGATCTAACCTG GCCAGTAGTAAGAGATCTTGTCGACGGCGTAATAACTGTAGAGGACAAGGAGATAATAAACGCAATGAAACTCTGTTATGAGATTCTGAAGGTTGCAGTAGAACCTAGCGGAGCAATAGGCCTCGCAGCTGTTTTATCTGATAGTTTCAAG
- the LOC101310511 gene encoding putative copper-transporting ATPase HMA5-like has translation MATKFFALACIRDSNGEARGGSSDLSPRPHYPSMPKYPKGVVAEETTMVEGTESKAVFSVIGMTCSACAGSVEKAVKRLPGIREAVVDVLNNRAQVMFFPDFVNAETIRETIEDVGFQATLIADEGNEKSTLVCRIRIKGMTCTSCSSTVESALQAVHGVQKAQVALATEEADVHYDPKIVSCNQLMVTIEDTGFEAILINSGEGMSKIDLKVDGVRTDHSMRILEESLQALPGVQGVDIHHDDRKISLSYKPDITGPRNFINVIETTGSRRFRAKIYPGGGAGRESHRKEEIQQYYRFFLWSLVFTVPVFLTSMVFMYIPGLKHGLDKKVVNMLSIGELIRWILSTPVQFIIGRRFYTGAYKSLRHGSANMDVLIALGTNAAYFYSVYSVLRAATSPHFKGTDFFETSAMLISFILLGKYLEVLAKGKTSDAIAKLMDLAPDTATLLTLDEEGNVLGEEEIDGRLIQKNDVIKIIPGAKVASDGYVIWGQSHVNESMITGEARPVAKRKGDTVIGGTVNENGVLHIKATRVGSESSLAQIVRLVESAQMAKAPAQKFADRISKFFVPLVIMLSFFTWLSWFLAGKFHGYPKSWIPKSMDSFQLALQFGISVMVIACPCALGLATPTAVMVGTGVGASQGVLIKGGQALESAHKVNCIVFDKTGTLTIGKPLVVNTRLLKNMVLREFYELVAAAEVNSEHPLAKAIVEYAKKFREDEENPTWPEAHDFASITGHGVKAIVRGREIIVGNKSLMVDQNIAVPLDAEDYLAEAEGLAQTGILVAIDGQVAGVLAISDPLKPGAQEVITILKSMNVKSIMVTGDNWGTANSIANEVGIDTVIAEAKPDQKAEEVKRLQALGNTVAMVGDGINDSPALVAADVGMAIGAGTDIAIEAADIVLMKSNLEDVITAIDLSRKTFTRIRLNYIWALGYNVLGIPIAAGVLFPSTGFRLPPWIAGAAMAASSVSVVCCSLLLKNYKRPKELNNLEVRGIMIE, from the exons ATGGCGACCAAGTTCTTTGCTCTTGCGTGCATACGCGACAGCAACGGTGAAGCCCGCGGCGGCAGCAGCGATCTGTCGCCGCGGCCTCACTACCCGTCCATGCCAAAGTACCCTAAGGGCGTGGTGGCGGAGGAGACCACTATGGTGGAGGGCACCGAGTCCAAGGCTGTGTTCTCCGTCATCGGCATGACCTGCTCCGCCTGCGCCGGATCTGTAGAGAAGGCTGTGAAGAGGCTACCGGGGATTCGTGAAGCTGTCGTCGACGTGCTCAACAATCGTGCTCAAGTCATGTTCTTCCCCGATTTCGTTAAC GCGGAGACCATCCGTGAGACAATTGAAGATGTTGGATTTCAAGCAACATTGATTGCTGACGAGGGAAATGAGAAGTCCACGTTGGTATGCAGAATAAGGATCAAAGGAATGACATGCACTTCTTGCTCTTCCACTGTTGAATCAGCTTTGCAGGCAGTGCATGGTGTACAAAAGGCCCAAGTTGCCTTAGCAACTGAAGAAGCAGATGTCCACTATGATCCCAAGATAGTGAGCTGCAATCAGCTGATGGTAACCATTGAAGACACTGGATTCGAAGCCATACTTATCAATTCAGGTGAAGGCATGAGCAAGATTGATCTTAAAGTTGACGGTGTAAGAACTGATCATTCGATGCGAATACTTGAGGAGTCTCTTCAAGCACTCCCTGGGGTGCAAGGTGTAGATATACATCATGATGACAGAAAAATATCACTTTCTTACAAGCCAGATATAACAGGTCCAAGAAACTTCATCAATGTGATTGAAACAACTGGATCAAGGCGTTTCAGGGCGAAGATATATCCAGGTGGTGGAGCAGGAAGAGAAAGTCATAGGAAGGAGGAGATTCAGCAGTACTACAGATTCTTTCTCTGGAGTTTGGTTTTCACTGTTCCGGTATTTTTAACTTCCATGGTCTTCATGTACATTCCTGGACTTAAACATGGCTTGGATAAGAAAGTAGTAAATATGCTCAGCATTGGGGAGCTTATAAGGTGGATTCTGTCCACTCCGGTGCAGTTCATCATAGGCCGGAGGTTCTATACTGGCGCATACAAGTCGTTGCGCCATGGTTCTGCTAATATGGATGTGTTAATTGCCTTGGGAACTAATGCAGCATATTTCTATTCAGTCTATTCTGTACTTAGAGCTGCCACCTCCCCTCATTTTAAGGGTACAGATTTCTTTGAGACAAGTGCAATGCTTATATCATTCATTCTGTTAGGGAAGTACCTTGAGGTGTTAGCTAAGGGGAAGACATCTGATGCCATTGCCAAACTGATGGACTTGGCACCTGATACAGCCACTTTGTTGACATTAGACGAAGAAGGGAATGTGTTAGGGGAAGAAGAAATTGATGGTCGGTTGATACAAAAGAATGATGTTATCAAAATTATTCCAGGGGCGAAAGTAGCTTCAGATGGTTATGTGATATGGGGACAAAGCCATGTGAATGAGAGTATGATAACAGGAGAAGCGCGGCCAGTGGCGAAAAGGAAGGGTGATACAGTCATTGGAGGTACTGTGAATGAAAATGGTGTGTTGCATATCAAGGCAACAAGGGTTGGATCAGAAAGTTCCCTTGCGCAGATCGTACGGCTTGTTGAGTCTGCTCAGATGGCGAAAGCTCCTGCTCAGAAGTTTGCTGACCGCATTTCTAAGTTCTTTGTGCCACTG GTGATCATGCTTTCATTCTTTACCTGGCTATCATGGTTTTTGGCTGGAAAATTCCATGGCTACCCGAAATCTTGGATACCGAAGTCCATGGATAGCTTTCAGCTTGCTCTCCAGTTTGGAATCTCTGTCATGGTTATTGCCTGCCCTTGTGCTCTAGGCCTAGCAACTCCTACTGCTGTCATGGTTGGTACTGGAGTTGGTGCATCCCAAGGTGTACTGATCAAAGGAGGCCAGGCATTAGAAAGTGCACATAAG GTGAACTGCATTGTGTTTGACAAGACAGGGACTCTCACAATTGGGAAGCCACTCGTTGTTAACACACGACTCCTGAAAAATATGGTGCTTCGAGAATTCTATGAACTTGTTGCGGCAGCTGAG GTTAACAGTGAACACCCTTTGGCCAAGGCCATTGTTGAGTATGCCAAAAAATTCAGAGAAGATGAAGAGAATCCAACCTGGCCAGAAGCGCATGACTTCGCCTCCATTACCGGTCATGGGGTGAAAGCTATTGTTCGAGGCAGGGAAATAATTGTGGGGAACAAGAGCTTGATGGTGGATCAGAACATTGCAGTTCCACTTGATGCAGAAGACTACCTTGCAGAAGCTGAAGGGCTGGCTCAAACAGGGATTCTAGTAGCCATAGATGGACAAGTGGCCGGAGTTCTAGCAATATCTGATCCACTGAAACCAGGTGCTCAAGAAGTCATTACCATACTCAAGTCCATGAATGTTAAAAGCATAATGGTGACAGGTGACAATTGGGGTACTGCAAATTCTATTGCCAACGAAGTTGGTATCGATACTGTTATAGCTGAAGCGAAACCTGACCAGAAAGCAGAGGAAGTGAAGAGATTGCAG GCTTTAGGCAACACTGTGGCGATGGTGGGAGATGGCATCAATGATTCACCAGCACTTGTGGCAGCAGATGTAGGCATGGCAATTGGTGCTGGCACAGACATTGCAATTGAGGCAGCAGACATTGTGCTTATGAAGAGCAACTTGGAGGATGTGATAACTGCCATTGATCTTTCGAGGAAAACCTTCACTCGTATTCGTTTGAACTACATTTGGGCGTTGGGTTATAATGTGCTCGGGATCCCAATAGCTGCAGGGGTTCTCTTCCCATCCACTGGATTTCGCTTACCCCCATGGATTGCTGGAGCTGCAATGGCTGCTTCTTCTGTCAGTGTAGTTTGCTGTTCATTGTTGTTGAAGAATTACAAGAGACCCAAGGAGCTAAATAACCTTGAGGTGCGTGGAATAATGATCGAGTGA
- the LOC101294657 gene encoding glutathione S-transferase T1-like: MKLKVYADRMSQPSRAILIFCKVNGIEFEEVQMNLAKRQQLSPEFKKINPMGQVPAIADGKFNLFESHAILVYLACAFPGIADHWYPADLFRRAKINSVLDWHHSNLRRGAAAYVLNTVLAPVLGIPASPQAAVEAERLLSASLSKIESIWLKGNGKFLLGGFQPSIADLSLVCEIMQLELLDENDRSRILDPHKKVLQWIENTKNATRPHFEEVHQILYRAKTRFQEQRSMGANNTNSSKSSSTTENSIQH; this comes from the exons ATGAAGCTCAAAGTATACGCGGATAGGATGTCACAGCCTTCCCGCGCAATTTTGATCTTCTGCAA GGTCAATGGTATAGAGTTCGAGGAGGTGCAAATGAACTTAGCCAAACGCCAGCAATTGTCTCCTGAATTCAAAA AGATAAACCCTATGGGACAAGTTCCCGCTATCGCTGATGGGAAGTTTAATCTGTTTGAGAG TCATGCAATTCTCGTCTATCTTGCTTGTGCGTTTCCTGGAATAGCAGATCATTG GTATCCTGCTGATCTTTTCAGGAGAGCTAAAATCAACTCAGTGTTGGATTGGCACCACTCCAACTTACGCCGTGGTGCAG CGGCATATGTTCTCAATACTGTACTTGCACCTGTGCTTGGAATTCCAGCGAGTCCACAAGCAGCTGTTGAAGCTGAGAGGCTTTTGTCTGCCTCTTTGTCAAAAATAGAGTCTATTTGGCTTAAAGGGAATGGGAAGTTCTTGTTGGGTGGCTTTCAACCATCCATAGCAGATCTCAGCCTGGTTTGTGAAATTATGCAACTTGAG CTTTTGGATGAGAACGACCGCAGTAGGATACTTGACCCGCACAAGAAAGTTCTACAGTGGATTGAGAATACAAAAAATGCGACAAGACCTCACTTTGAAGAAGTACATCAAATACTCTACAGAGCCAAAACTAGATTTCAAGAGCAGCGGTCGATGGGAGCAAACAATACCAATTCAAGCAAAAG TTCTTCAACAACAGAGAACAGCATACAACACTAA
- the LOC101314179 gene encoding 4-coumarate--CoA ligase-like 10-like, with translation MENSTLTGLLKKVASEFPNRRAISVSGKFDLTHARLHELVEYAASQLLAAGVAPHDSIALTFPNSIEYVVMFLAVIRCRATAAPLNAAYTAEEFEFYLSDSESKLLITSEKPIQSAVSAATKLSIPYVTAALSEGGGNVCLSSATVGEPSCDSISKFVNDPSDVALFLHTSGTTSRPKGVPLTQLNLASSVRNIRSVYRLTESDSTVIVLPLFHVHGLIAGLLSSFTAGAAVTLPAAGRFSASTFWADMLKYNATWYTAVPTIHQIILDRHANKPEPAYPKLRFIRSCSASLAPSILARLEESFGAPVLEAYAMTEATHLMCSNPLPEDGAHKPGSVGKPVGQELAILNENGVVQPSDVSGEVCIRGPNVTKGYKNNPEANKAAFTFGWFHTGDVGFLDSDGYLHLVGRIKELINRGGEKISPIEVDAVLLSHPEICQAVCFGVPDDKYGEEINCAIIPREGSSIDEAEVMRFCKKNLAAFKVPKKVFITDSVPKTATGKIQRRIVAEHFLAQISTAKVPKFGA, from the exons ATGGAAAACTCGACCTTGACCGGTTTGTTGAAGAAGGTGGCGTCGGAGTTCCCGAACCGCCGCGCTATTTCCGTTTCCGGCAAATTCGACTTGACCCACGCCCGATTACATGAGCTCGTGGAGTACGCTGCCTCACAATTACTCGCCGCCGGCGTCGCCCCTCACGACAGCATCGCTCTCACCTTCCCCAACTCCATTGAG TATGTGGTGATGTTCTTGGCCGTGATACGGTGCCGAGCCACCGCCGCGCCGCTGAACGCGGCGTACACGGCGGAGGAGTTCGAGTTTTATCTCTCCGACTCCGAGTCGAAGCTTCTGATTACTTCGGAGAAGCCGATTCAGTCCGCTGTGAGCGCCGCTACCAAGCTGAGCATACCTTACGTGACGGCGGCGTTGTCCGAGGGTGGCGGTAACGTTTGTCTGTCTTCCGCCACTGTGGGCGAGCCAAGTTGCGATTCAATTTCGAAATTCGTTAACGACCCGTCCGACGTGGCGCTCTTCCTCCACACGTCCGGGACCACCAGCCGGCCGAAGGGAGTTCCTCTGACGCAGCTCAATCTGGCCTCGTCGGTACGGAACATCCGATCAGTCTATAGACTCACGGAGTCGGACTCGACGGTGATCGTTCTGCCGTTGTTTCACGTGCACGGATTAATCGCGGGGTTGTTGAGTTCATTTACCGCCGGCGCCGCCGTGACGCTGCCGGCGGCGGGAAGATTCTCCGCCTCGACTTTCTGGGCCGACATGCTCAAATACAACGCCACGTGGTACACGGCGGTTCCCACCATCCACCAGATCATTCTCGACCGTCACGCCAACAAACCCGAACCGGCCTACCCGAAGCTGCGGTTTATCCGGAGCTGCAGCGCGTCGCTGGCACCATCGATTTTGGCGCGTCTGGAGGAGTCGTTCGGCGCGCCGGTTTTGGAGGCGTACGCGATGACGGAGGCGACCCATTTGATGTGTTCGAACCCGTTACCCGAAGACGGCGCGCACAAACCCGGGTCCGTCGGGAAACCCGTGGGCCAGGAGCTGGCCATTTTGAACGAAAACGGCGTCGTTCAGCCAAGTGACGTCAGTGGTGAGGTCTGCATTAGAGGACCAAATGTGACAAAAGGGTATAAGAACAACCCGGAAGCTAACAAAGCTGCCTTCACATTCGGGTGGTTCCACACCGGAGATGTAGGGTTTTTGGACTCCGACGGGTACTTACACCTTGTCGGTCGGATCAAGGAGCTCATTAACCGTGGAG GAGAGAAGATATCACCTATTGAAGTTGACGCAGTGCTATTGTCACACCCCGAGATCTGTCAGGCGGTTTGTTTCGGAGTGCCTGATGATAAATATGGTGAAGAG ATTAACTGTGCTATAATTCCAAGAGAAGGCTCGAGCATAGACGAGGCGGAAGTGATGCGCTTCTGCAAGAAGAACCTTGCAGCTTTCAAGGTGCCGAAGAAGGTGTTCATCACTGACTCTGTTCCGAAAACTGCAACGGGGAAGATCCAACGTCGCATTGTGGCAGAGCATTTCCTTGCTCAAATCTCCACTGCCAAAGTTCCCAAGTTTGGCGCTTGA
- the LOC101312250 gene encoding putative copper-transporting ATPase HMA5-like, translated as MSCICRDCRGGMSPGTPPRYPSMLRYPKGTSPEAARKAKGSEVKALFSVVGMTCAACAGSVEKAVKRLPGIQEAAVDVLNNTALVLYYPSFVDVDKICEAINDAGFKAKLIKQETNDMTKQVCRISISGMTCTSCSSTIESALQAVHGVHGAQVALATEEAEVHYDPSIVTSHQLMETIEITGFEAKLISVGEDISKIELKVDGIKVGQSIRAIAKALEALPGVQDIETFPELNKISVSYRSDIIGPRTFIQTIESSGSAHFKAIVYPEEEKDTNRQREIKQYYKLFLWSLVFTIPVFLTSMVLMYIPGIKKLLDVKIVNMLTVGQIIRWELSTPVQFIIGKRFYIGSYKALRHGSANMDVLIALGTNAAYFYSVYIVLRSANYKDFKGQDFFETSSMLITFILLGKYLEVLAKGKTSEAIAKLMNLAPETATLLTLDEEGNVTNEQVIDSRLIQKNDVIKTIPGAKVACDGSVMWGQSYVNESMITGEARPVAKIKGAAVIGGTVNENGVLHIKATRVGSESALSQIVRLVESAQMAKAPVQKFADRISKYFVPMVIILSFSTWLAWFLAGKFHTYPRSWIPSSIDSFELALQFGISVMVIACPCALGLATPTAVMVGTGVGASQGILIKGGHALESAHKVNCIVFDKTGTLTVGKPVVVSTKIFNKMQPQEFYELVAATEVNSEHPLAKAIVDYAKKIREDEENPTWPEAKNFASITGQGVKAVVRNKEVIVGNKSLMLDNDIVVPEEAEVALAEAEALAQTGILIAVDSELAGIVAISDPLKPGAREVISILKSMGVRSIMVTGDNWGTANSIAKETEIETVIAEARPENKADKINDLQASGYTVAMVGDGINDSPALVAADVGMAIGAGTDIAIEAADIVLMKSNLEDVITAIHLSRKTFSRIRLNYIWALGYNVLGIPIAAGVLFPSTRFRLPPWIAGAAMAASSVSVVCCSLLLKNYKRPKKLDILEMNEVRVQ; from the exons ATGAGTTGCATTTGCAGGGATTGCAGGGGCGGCATGTCACCAGGGACACCGCCACGCTACCCCTCGATGCTGCGATACCCGAAAGGCACGTCTCCAGAAGCAGCGAGGAAGGCAAAGGGTTCTGAGGTGAAGGCCTTGTTCTCTGTGGTTGGAATGACGTGTGCTGCCTGTGCCGGCTCTGTGGAGAAGGCGGTGAAGCGGCTTCCGGGGATACAAGAGGCTGCTGTGGACGTGTTGAATAACACAGCCCTTGTGCTCTACTATCCCAGCTTCGTCGAT GTGGACAAAATATGTGAGGCTATTAATGATGCTGGATTTAAAGCCAAACTGATAAAGCAGGAAACAAATGACATGACCAAGCAAGTATGCAGAATAAGCATAAGTGGAATGACTTGCACATCTTGCTCCTCCACTATTGAATCAGCTCTGCAAGCGGTTCATGGAGTGCATGGAGCTCAGGTGGCCTTAGCAACTGAAGAAGCAGAGGTCCATTATGACCCAAGTATTGTTACCTCCCATCAGCTAATGGAAACCATAGAAATCACCGGATTCGAAGCCAAACTTATCAGTGTAGGGGAAGACATTAGCAAGATAGAGCTTAAAGTTGATGGCATAAAGGTTGGACAGTCGATTAGAGCAATAGCAAAAGCTCTTGAAGCACTTCCTGGGGTTCAAGACATAGAGACATTTCCTGAACTCAACAAGATTTCAGTTTCTTATAGATCAGATATCATAGGACCAAGAACCTTCATCCAAACCATTGAGTCGTCAGGGTCTGCACATTTTAAAGCAATAGTATATCCTGAAGAAGAGAAAGACACTAATAGACAGAGAGAGATCAAGCAATACTACAAATTATTCCTGTGGAGTTTGGTTTTTACAATTCCTGTGTTCTTAACCTCCATGGTCTTGATGTATATTCCTGGAATCAAGAAGCTGTTGGATGTTAAAATTGTGAATATGTTGACTGTTGGGCAGATAATAAGGTGGGAGTTGTCCACTCCAGTGCAGTTCATCATAGGCAAGAGGTTCTACATTGGATCGTACAAAGCATTGCGCCATGGTTCGGCTAATATGGATGTCTTGATTGCTCTGGGAACAAATGCAGCCTACTTCTATTCGGTCTACATAGTTTTGAGATCTGCAAACTATAAGGATTTCAAGGGTCAAGATTTTTTTGAGACTAGTTCGATGCTTATTACATTCATCTTGCTAGGCAAGTATCTAGAGGTTTTGGCAAAAGGCAAGACATCTGAGGCCATTGCCAAGCTTATGAACTTGGCACCAGAGACAGCAACTTTGCTGACTTTGGACGAGGAAGGAAATGTGACAAATGAGCAAGTTATTGATAGTAGGTTGATACAAAAGAACGATGTGATCAAAACTATCCCTGGTGCTAAAGTAGCTTGTGATGGTTCTGTTATGTGGGGGCAGAGTTATGTGAATGAAAGCATGATAACAGGAGAAGCAAGGCCAGTGGCGAAAATTAAGGGTGCTGCAGTAATTGGTGGTACTGTGAATGAGAATGGAGTGTTGCATATTAAGGCAACGAGGGTTGGATCAGAGAGTGCTCTTTCACAGATCGTAAGGCTTGTCGAGTCTGCTCAGATGGCTAAAGCTCCTGTACAGAAGTTTGCTGATCGCATTTCCAAATACTTTGTGCCAATG GTGATCATACTTTCATTTTCAACCTGGCTTGCCTGGTTCTTAGCAGGGAAGTTCCATACCTATCCGCGTTCTTGGATACCATCTTCGATTGACAGTTTTGAGCTTGCTCTTCAGTTTGGGATCTCGGTTATGGTCATTGCTTGCCCTTGTGCTTTAGGCCTAGCAACTCCTACTGCTGTTATGGTTGGTACTGGAGTTGGTGCATCTCAAGGTATACTGATCAAAGGCGGACACGCATTAGAGAGTGCACATAAG GTGAACTGCATTGTGTTTGACAAGACAGGGACTCTCACAGTTGGGAAGCCGGTGGTTGTTAGCACCAAAATCTTTAACAAAATGCAACCTCAAGAATTCTATGAACTTGTTGCTGCAACTGAG GTAAACAGCGAGCACCCACTAGCCAAAGCTATTGTGGATTATGCCAAGAAGATTAGAGAAGATGAAGAGAATCCTACCTGGCCAGAAGCAAAAAACTTCGCATCCATTACCGGCCAAGGAGTGAAGGCAGTTGTTCGAAATAAGGAAGTAATTGTAGGCAACAAGAGCTTAATGTTGGATAATGACATTGTGGTTCCAGAGGAGGCTGAAGTTGCATTGGCAGAAGCTGAAGCTTTGGCTCAAACTGGGATTCTAATAGCTGTAGATAGCGAACTAGCAGGAATTGTAGCCATATCTGATCCGTTGAAACCTGGTGCTCGAGAAGTCATTTCCATACTCAAGTCTATGGGAGTTAGAAGTATCATGGTCACAGGTGACAATTGGGGTACAGCCAATTCTATTGCCAAAGAAACTGAAATTGAGACGGTGATTGCAGAAGCCAGACCCGAGAACAAAGCTGACAAAATAAATGATTTGCAG GCTTCAGGCTACACTGTGGCAATGGTGGGAGATGGGATCAATGACTCACCGGCACTTGTGGCAGCTGATGTTGGAATGGCAATTGGTGCTGGCACAGACATTGCAATTGAGGCAGCTGACATTGTTCTTATGAAGAGCAACTTGGAAGATGTTATAACAGCAATTCACCTTTCCCGGAAAACCTTTTCCCGTATTCGTTTGAACTACATTTGGGCGTTGGGTTACAATGTGCTTGGAATCCCGATAGCTGCAGGAGTCCTTTTTCCTTCCACCAGGTTTAGATTACCACCGTGGATTGCAGGAGCTGCAATGGCAGCATCCTCCGTTAGTGTTGTATGCTGTTCTCTGTTGTTGAAGAACTACAAGAGACCCAAGAAGTTGGATATCCTTGAGATGAATGAAGTAAGGGTTCAGTGA